The genomic region AGACGCGCTACTTATTTCCGTGACTGGCAAGAAATTTTAGTTGCCTCCAGTGATGGCACGTTTGCAAGAGACATTCGCTTGACGCAATCGGTAGGATTTAACCTATTGTGTGCGGATGGCATCCATCGGACATCTATCGGACAACGGGCAGGTAGCACTAGCGATCCTAATTTTCTCAGAGCGTGGGATTACAAATCAACTGCCGAGGAAGTGGCAGAATCGGCAGGTAAGATGTTATATGCCGATTACGTAGAATCGGGTACGTATCCAATCGTGATGGCAAATCAGTTTGGTGGTGTCATCTTCCATGAAGCTTGCGGACACCTGCTGGAAACCACCCAAATCGAACGCAAAACCACTCCTTTCGCCGACAAGAAGGGTGAAAAAATCGCTCATGAAAGCCTGACTGCATGGGATGAAGGACTTTCCGACAGTGCTTTCGGCACGATTGACATGGACGATGAGGGAATGCCTGCCCAACGGACATTATTGATCGAAAATGGCATTTTGAAAAACTTCTTGAGCGATCGCGCTGGTTCCTTACGCACCGGACACCCCAGAACGGGTAGCGGACGCAGACAAAGCTATACCTACGCCGCCGCCTCGCGGATGCGCAATACTTATATCGCCCCTGGAAACTATACCAACGAAGAAATCTTTGGTTCGATTGACAAAGGAATCTACTGCAAGAAGATGGGTGGTGGTAGCGTTGGCGCGACGGGACAATTCAACTTTGCGGTTGAAGAAGCTTACTTAATTGAAAATGGCAAAATTACCAAACCCCTCAAAGGTGCTACCCTCATCGGTGACGCGCAGGAAATTATGAATAAGATTTCTATGTGTTCTCAGGATTTGGGATTAGCGGCGGGTTTCTGCGGCTCCGTTAGCGGTAGTATCTACGTTACTGTCGGACAACCTCATATTAAGGTAGACTCGATTACCGTTGGTGGAAGATAAGAATTTTGTCGCGCAAAGACGCGTTAGCCGAAGGCGAAGCGAAGCGTTAGACGCTAAGCATCCTTTGCGCCTTTGCGTCTTTGCGCGATCGCATTTTAAGTAGAATAAGAAAGATTATGACGAATATTCAAGAACTTGCAAATTACGTTCGAGATAGTGCTAGTAAAATTGGCGTTCAAAAATTTGATATTTTCGGTTCTTCTGTTGATGAAACTAGCGTGCAGGTAGACTCAGGCGAACCAAAACAAGTCAAAGCCTCAAATCGTTCTGGGGTGACAGTGCGGGTATGGAATGAAAACAATACCGTAGGAGTCACCAGCACGACTGACGTGTATCCCGAAGGTATCGAACTTGCTTTGAAAACTGCTTATGAAGCGAGTTTCTTTGGGGTCAAAGAAAATGTACCAGATTTTAGTCCAGAAGCAATCGCGCCAATTACTGCAAATACAGAAACTACAGCACCCCAAGCACCTGTAGCTGAGTTGATTGAAACTTTGATCTCGGCTGAAAAGGAACTCTTGGCTGCTCACCCGGCGATCGCAGGCGTACCCTACAATGGTTTATCGCAAAGGGATCTCGATCGGTTTTATCTCAATAGTGAAGGGGCAACACGTCATGAAGCCCGTTCCTATGCTTCGATCTATCTTTACAGCAAAACCGATGAAGAAGGAAAAAAACCCCGTTCTGCTGGCGCATTTCGCGTTAGTCGCAATTTACAAAACTTAGACATCCAAGCTTGTCTTCAAGAAGCAGCTGAAAAAACTATCAGTCACTTGAATTACGAGAAAGTCAAGTCTGGTAAATATCGCGTTGTCTTCTCTCCTGAAGCTTTCTTAAGTCTGCTGGGCGCTTTTTCCAATCTCTACAACGCTCAAAGTATTCTGGATAAACAAAGTCTGTCTACACCAGAGTCAATCGGCAAGCAAATTGCCTCACCCCTGCTTTCAGTGTGCGATGATGCATTACATCCCGAAAATATAGCTGGAGAAACGTTTGACGGTGAAGGTACGCCTACTCGTCGCATCTCCATTATTTCTGATGGAGTATTAACAAATTTTCTCCATAGCGCAGGTACGGCAAAACGCCTAGACGCAAAACCCACCGGACACGCTAATATTGGCGCAAAGGTGACGGTTAGTCCTCATTTCTATCACGTTTTTTCTAACCAGCCAGCAACTCAAACATACAACTTAGATACGGCTGAGAACGTCATTTTTATTGACGATTTACACGCCTTGCACGCCGGAGTCAAAGCTTTGCAAGGTTCTTTCTCCCTCCCCTTCGATGGTTGGGTAGTTAACAATGGCAAGCGGACGAGTATCGAATCTGCTACTGTGGCGGGAGATTTTCTGGAAGTGTTGCAGTCAATTATTTTCGTCGAACCAGAGGCAGAATTAACACCATCTGGGGTTTGCCCTCGGATTTGGATAGATAATTTATCAATTACTGGAGAATAGTTGTTGGTTGCTGGTTGTTGGTAGGGGCGCACACTGTGCGCCCCTATCGATTGCAGATTTCTTGAGAATATATCTCAAGTAAGATTTAAATAAATAGCTTTATATGAGAGTTTATAGCTTGACATAGCAATCGGAGGGAAAGTGAAATATGGTCGCAACTTTAGACGATACCAAGCGTAGAGCGATCGCAATGGAACTAGCAGATTTAAAAGCCCTACAAGAGTTGCTAATTAGCAATGAAGAAAAACTGATTCCATCTGTCAGTAGCGATAAAGAAATTAGCGATCGCCTCAACGATTTTCTCAGAGACGACAGGCAAAATTTGACTGTCATTAACGAAGTTATTGCTAAGTTTGGTGGTGGTTCTGTTGGGCATAGAGATACAACGGGGCAATATGTAGAGCAAGTCAACCGCTTAATGGATGGTAACGAACTATCTTTGTATCAAAAAGTCTCTGCTCACGAGCGGATCAAACACCAAGCTGTTATGACTGGATTGATTATTCACAAAGCGTCTCAGGTGACAGGGGAAGATGTCAAGGATGCGATCGCGCCTCTTAACCAAGTCAACTTTGAAAACCGCGCTCATCAAGAGCAAATGAAAGGAATTCTAGAGGTTTTGGGAACCCGCGAACTAACGGGTAAAGATCCAGATCAAAGCGTTTGGGCAAGAACTCAAGATGCTGTTGCTGCTTTGCGAGGCGTATTTGACGGTTTGACGAAATAGGCAATCCCCCCAACCCCCCTTCAAAAGGGGGGCTGTATCATTTTATGCACGATTGTACTAAAAATTCTCAATTAAGCACTCGGCAATGCGGCGGGCTGCACCTAGTTTACCCATGCGACGTATGCCGTTTTCAGCGATAGATTGTAGCTTGTCGGGGTTAGAGAGTAAAGCCGCGATCGCATCACCAACTTGGTGAGGATTTTGGACGAAAGTAATCGATTCCCCAAAATGACGGCTCTGTGCCTCAGCAAAAGCATAGGTAAATTGCGGACCTTGACCAGGCATGATAATGGCAGGTTTGCCTAGCCCAATGAATTGTTCTGTCGCCGTTCCTGCCATTGCGATCGCAATTTGGGCTTGGTGTAAGCAGTCGTTGTAGGCGTGTTGGGTTAAGATAACAAATGCATTTTTTTGCCGAAATGTCAATACAAGCGATTCCTGTAGGGGCGAGTTTGGCTGAGGTGTACGTGCGATCGCAGATATGTCTGATAAACCCGCCCTGGCAAGATCCCCCCAACCCCCCTTAACAAGGGGGGTTTCAGAGAATCCAGTTTTTACGAGAGCTTGACAAAAAGGCTCTAAATCAAGATTAGGGGCGATCGCGGCTAAAAATACCAATGGGCGATCGCCGAAAGTCACGATTAAATCTGTGACTGCTTGCAATATCAGTTCCCAATTTCGGTAAACTTCGGGAGGACGAGAACCAGGTAGGAGCAGAATTTTTAGCGCTTGGCTTGTCTCCTCTACAAAAAGTTGGGATGGTTCGAGGCGATCCATCATGGGATTTCCCCGATCGAAGGCAGGAACGCCATGCTGTTGCAAAATCTTAGCAGTCAGAGAGTCTCTAGGAAACACTGCTCGACAGCGGCGATGGCTCATAAAATAGCGCTCCCAAGGATGATAAATCGAACCCGACCAATGTTCTAAATGGGCAAAAGGCGATCGCCCAGGTAAAACACCATTTTCATCTCGC from Chroococcidiopsis sp. SAG 2025 harbors:
- a CDS encoding TldD/PmbA family protein, giving the protein MMLSTYPSSLLLSRELPNLDYKLKRDRFDETWEAPLATLLGLGRAAGADFVEFFLERVNYINCLAEDDTIASISPRLSTGAGVRVFRGKADCYVSTNDLTFNGLKAALEKGLSILGLQLPAPNAYIPAINLELLRDYATTKGKDSWFASCSSIREMGEVLLDANQQLQLKANHIQSRRATYFRDWQEILVASSDGTFARDIRLTQSVGFNLLCADGIHRTSIGQRAGSTSDPNFLRAWDYKSTAEEVAESAGKMLYADYVESGTYPIVMANQFGGVIFHEACGHLLETTQIERKTTPFADKKGEKIAHESLTAWDEGLSDSAFGTIDMDDEGMPAQRTLLIENGILKNFLSDRAGSLRTGHPRTGSGRRQSYTYAAASRMRNTYIAPGNYTNEEIFGSIDKGIYCKKMGGGSVGATGQFNFAVEEAYLIENGKITKPLKGATLIGDAQEIMNKISMCSQDLGLAAGFCGSVSGSIYVTVGQPHIKVDSITVGGR
- a CDS encoding hemerythrin translates to MVATLDDTKRRAIAMELADLKALQELLISNEEKLIPSVSSDKEISDRLNDFLRDDRQNLTVINEVIAKFGGGSVGHRDTTGQYVEQVNRLMDGNELSLYQKVSAHERIKHQAVMTGLIIHKASQVTGEDVKDAIAPLNQVNFENRAHQEQMKGILEVLGTRELTGKDPDQSVWARTQDAVAALRGVFDGLTK
- a CDS encoding lipid-A-disaccharide synthase-related protein, which produces MDYRSPSALTPHSSPLAPHSRLLCLSNGHGEDIIAVRIVQELQQLCPNLDIAALPIVGEGKAYTRLGIPLIGSVKTMPSGGFIYMDGRQLLGDIQGGLLQLTGKQLRAIRQWMQGAGSREQGAGSRGDKEDKGDKGDKEKRAEGAGGAEEAIQFLPHTFSSRTMHHSLHPTPYTLHPTPHTLVLAVGDIVPLLFAWWSGANYAFVGTAKSEYYVRDENGVLPGRSPFAHLEHWSGSIYHPWERYFMSHRRCRAVFPRDSLTAKILQQHGVPAFDRGNPMMDRLEPSQLFVEETSQALKILLLPGSRPPEVYRNWELILQAVTDLIVTFGDRPLVFLAAIAPNLDLEPFCQALVKTGFSETPLVKGGWGDLARAGLSDISAIARTPQPNSPLQESLVLTFRQKNAFVILTQHAYNDCLHQAQIAIAMAGTATEQFIGLGKPAIIMPGQGPQFTYAFAEAQSRHFGESITFVQNPHQVGDAIAALLSNPDKLQSIAENGIRRMGKLGAARRIAECLIENF
- a CDS encoding TldD/PmbA family protein, which gives rise to MTNIQELANYVRDSASKIGVQKFDIFGSSVDETSVQVDSGEPKQVKASNRSGVTVRVWNENNTVGVTSTTDVYPEGIELALKTAYEASFFGVKENVPDFSPEAIAPITANTETTAPQAPVAELIETLISAEKELLAAHPAIAGVPYNGLSQRDLDRFYLNSEGATRHEARSYASIYLYSKTDEEGKKPRSAGAFRVSRNLQNLDIQACLQEAAEKTISHLNYEKVKSGKYRVVFSPEAFLSLLGAFSNLYNAQSILDKQSLSTPESIGKQIASPLLSVCDDALHPENIAGETFDGEGTPTRRISIISDGVLTNFLHSAGTAKRLDAKPTGHANIGAKVTVSPHFYHVFSNQPATQTYNLDTAENVIFIDDLHALHAGVKALQGSFSLPFDGWVVNNGKRTSIESATVAGDFLEVLQSIIFVEPEAELTPSGVCPRIWIDNLSITGE